The Papaver somniferum cultivar HN1 chromosome 3, ASM357369v1, whole genome shotgun sequence genome includes a region encoding these proteins:
- the LOC113362104 gene encoding plant intracellular Ras-group-related LRR protein 6-like, with amino-acid sequence MKYDQGNNQMLNKNQMLNKKKERRKRSSSTFKSMVENQDQDQSNKLEEVNLSGLCLESFPATHELNLALICTLDLSNNNIQIIPESLTARLLNLVNLDVHSNQLKTLPNSIGCLSKLKVLNISGNSIEYLPGTIENCRSLEELNANFNRLAKLPDTIGFELVNLKKLSVNSNKLRYLPYSTSHLTNLKVLDARLNCLVAFPEDLENLINLEILNVSQNFQYLEVIPYSVGLLLSLKELDVSYNRITKLPNSLGCLKHLKKLSVEGNPLVCPPRDVVEKGLTSVKVYLSERMTGSFKNQSKKNSWLGKVVKCGTFNGHTISMNDPDDDSYSMPEYRRSLDSPSYLSMLSPRRLFSPSGTNGHDSSSYLSMLSPRRLFSPKKDSPKSTS; translated from the exons ATGAAGTACGATCAAGGAAATAACCAAATGTTGAACAAAAACCAAATGCTAAACAAGAAAAAGGAGCGGAGGAAGAGATCGTCGTCGACGTTTAAATCGATGGTGGAGAATCAAGATCAAGATCAGAGTAATAAGTTGGAGGAGGTGAATCTTAGTGGGTTGTGTTTGGAGAGTTTTCCAGCAACTCATGAGCTCAATCTAGCTCTGATTTGTACactagatctatccaataacaacatTCAG ATAATTCCAGAGTCTCTAACGGCTAGATTGCTGAACTTGGTGAATTTGGATGTTCATTCAAATCAGCTAAAAACACTACCGAACTCCATTGGATGTTTATCAAAACTCAAAGTTTTGAATATCTCTGGTAACTCCATTGAATACCTCCCTGGAACTATTGAAAATTGCAG ATCACTTGAAGAACTAAATGCCAACTTCAACAGATTGGCCAAGTTGCCAGACACCATTGGATTCGAATTGGTCAACCTTAAAAAACTCTCAGTCAACTCAAACAAACTTCGTTATCTCCCATATTCAACCTCTCATCTGACAAATCTGAAAGTTCTGGACGCACGTCTGAACTGTCTAGTCGCATTTCCAGAAGATTTAGAAAACTTAATCAACCTTGAGATACTCAATGTCAGTCAGAACTTCCAGTACCTTGAAGTAATACCGTATTCAGTTGGCCTTCTGCTTTCACTAAAAGAGTTGGATGTGAGTTATAACAGAATCACCAAGTTGCCCAACTCCCTTGGATGCTTAAAACACCTGAAAAAACTAAGTGTTGAAGGAAATCCTCTTGTTTGTCCTCCCAGGGACGTTGTAGAGAAAGGATTGACTAGCGTTAAGGTATATTTAAGCGAGAGAATGACTGGGTCTTTCAAGAATCAATCAAAGAAGAATTCGTGGTTAGGCAAAGTTGTGAAATGTGGTACATTCAACGGTCATACTATTTCTATGAATGATCCTGATGATGATTCATATAGCATGCCTGAATATCGCAGAAGTCTCGATTCCCCGAGTTACCTTTCCATGCTTTCACCCCGCCGCCTTTTCTCGCCTTCGGGCACTAATGGTCACGATTCATCTAGTTACCTCTCAATGCTTTCGCCTCGGAGGCTTTTTTCACCGAAGAAAGATTCCCCGAAGTCTACATCTTGA